In the Betaproteobacteria bacterium genome, AGCACCCACAGGATGGCGGCGAGCCGATCATCATCATAGAGCGCCGCCATCGGCACGGCAGCGCCGGCGATGACTACTGTGACCAGGAGCCCGCGCAGGCAATTGATGGAGAAGGCAGTGTCGATATCTCGCGGATCGATTTCTTTGCGCCGCACCAGCGCGTCGCTGACGTTTAGTTCGGTTGTAGCCCGGACAATGGCCAGCACGGATGCTGCCAAGGCAACAAGTCCGAAATCGGCTGGCGTCAGCAGCCGCGCCATGATCACGAGAGAGATGATGTCTACGAACTTTATGAGCAGCTGCAAGGCTGTCAGAAGCGCGGCGCCGAGGGCTACTTTGCGTCCAAGCATGGGTTGTTTTTTCAGCGCTGCCAGACTGCCCGGAGGCAATTGACCACTCGCTTGGCGAAGGGGTTCAGATCCTTAGTCGATTCCAGAATGCTGGCTTCCTTATATCGCGTAGGAATTGGCGCAACTTATCGTTCGAATTCGATCAGTGGCTGCTTGGCCTGCCGGAGCCTCCCATAGATCGCCACCGAGGTTTCCGCGATTCCCAGTCGAACGTCATAACTCTCGCGACGATGCAAGCTTGACGCGAACTCTGGTTTGACGCGTTTGACCGGATCCCATGCTGCCCCCGGACCATGTCCTGCTCACACTCCGAGATTTCATAGCGAAAACAGCAGCCCATCGTTCTCGGTTGGATCCCCTGAGTTGACGTGCAGACCGCGTCAATCTCGCCCGATGGAACAGTTCGACGAATAGGCATTTCGGCTCGATTTTGACCTATCGCTCGGTGCGCGTCGAGCAAGTTGCCGTGGTAATCGCCGTCATGAAGCGGCTCGCACGCTCGCACAGCGGTACCCGCACTATGGGTACCGCCGCATCAAATCTTCCTGAAGCGAGAGGGTTACAGCATGAGTTGGCAACGCGCTCACCGGCTTTGGAATGCCGCCGGGCTGCAGCTTCCCCGACATCGGCCACAAAAGCGGGTTGTAAGGTCACGGCCGCGCCCCTTACAACCCTTTGCGCCAAACAGCGTCTGGATCTACGATTTCGTCTTCGACGGCTGCGCCAACGGCCCACAGCGCAAATGCCTCACGATCGTCGACGAATTCACCCGGGAGTGCCTCGCGATCGATGTGGCGGGCAGCATCCGTTCCAACCTCGTGAACGAGGTCCTGAACCGCCTGATCAGCGAGCGTGGCGCTCCGGCGATCCTGCCTTCCAACAATGGCCCGGAGTTCATCAGCAAGGCGATCTTGCAATGGATCGTGGACCAGAACATCCAGACGGCGCTCATCGATCCTGGGAAGCCATTGGGCAGAATGGGATCGACGAGAGCTTCAACCGCAATCCCCGACGAGTGCCTCGGCGTCGAGCGGTTCCGTTCGCACCTGAGGCGATCGTCGAGGCTTGGCGCAGGAATTACACCACGTTCACCGTATTCCAGCCTCGAGTACCATACGCGGTCGAGTTGCGACGTCGCCGCGATTTCAAGATTTTATCACCCGAAATTCCCATGGCAGGTCAAACGTTTGAATGGGTCAATTGGTCCGACAACCGGCGCCTACTCGAACCCATCGGCAACACGCCTCCGGTGGAGTTCGAGACATCGTACTATCCTGTCGCGGATGCTGCTCGAGCAGCCCAACCCATGATCAAGCAGCGCGTGGCGCTAAACTTTCAGCTCCCTTCCTCACCTTCTCGAGTTACAAAGGTGGCCCACAGGGCATGGGGTACTCTCTTGACCGAAACTGAAGCGTCGACGAGCGAGAAAGTGTTACGGCTACGTATAACAACAACTTTATAATGTAATGATGAGGGAATCTAGTCGCATTGTCGATACAGTGTTTCAATCACTATCATAAGAGGAGTCAAGGTATGTGCTTCCCCTTCGAGGCTCCATTGCCTTGCCAATCAGCATTAGCGTCGCTATAAGCTACTGGGTATGTCAACAATGGCCTTCGCTCTTCTAAAACAAACCCTAAAGCGGACGACCTGGAACTTTTGTCGCTCGTTACTTCGCACGTGCCCTTTTGTTCGCGACGGATATCACTACCTTCTAAAACGAAGGATCGTGCGTGCAATGTTTTATCTACCCGACGCAGTTCGCGCGTATCGCCATATGCGCTGGGGAACGACGAGGGAAACCTATTGGAAACTCAGCGCGGAGACGATTTTCTACTTTCATAAGTTAGAGAAAGGACTATGCATTCCTGGTCAGAAGCGATTTTTCGGCGCGGACGCGGCAATCACGTTAGTCTCTTTGCTTGATCGGTGGAGAGCACGCAGCTACTCAATAGATGATCCTGTTTATGTTGGCGCCCTAGAATGCCTTCGCGCCTATAGATCTCGCCTTGCCCTCACACCGCCGCCAGTCAAACTAGCCGACGGTCTGAAAAGACGAATCGATACTTGCTTGGCAGATGCCTCTTCGCGTCCTGAGTTCTCGACTCCAATGTCTGCCATGCAATGTACGGGCGCTGCTGAAACCCTTCAGCGGCTATGTATTGCACGCAGAAGTGTACGTGCATATCGTCCGGAACCTGTTGCTTTGAGTGATGTGCACGATGCAATAGCCATTGCGCAACTGAGCCCAAGCGCTTGCAATCGGCAATCTTGGCGCGTACACGCTTACCAAGACAGGCGGCAGATGGATTCGTTACTGGCTTTACAGAATGGCAACCGAGGTTTTGGCCATCTCATTCCACTACTTCTTATTATTACTGCAGAGGCCAATGGATTTTTCGATGGTTCGGAACGCAATCAGCCGTATATTGACGCCGGCTTGTTCACTATGACCTTGCTGCTGTCGCTTCAGGCTAGAGGATTGTCAAGTTGTTGTCTCAACTGGTGCGTCACAGACCCAACTTTAGACATCAAGGCGCACCGCCTCGGGCGTATCCCAGAAAGTGAGATTATCATCATGTATCTAGCAGTAGGGTACGCCGATGACGCTGCGTTGGTGCCACGCTCGGTTCGCAGAGACATTAATTCTTTCTTAGTCGTACACTGATTCGGAGCCCAGACCAACTGCAGCCCTCGAGCATCATTAACTGGACACGGAATATAACGGAATATCGTAACGTGCGGCGAACGCGACCTGCCTTAGAAATTCGGGTCAGTTATTGCTTGAGGATGGCTCCCTGGTTGATAAAATCATGACGGCGCCGAACTCGGTCGGGGTATGGTACTCGAAGCTGGAATGCGGAGGTGGCCCCGCTTGGTGCTGTTGATCAGCGTTGCCTTCGCCTTTGTCCAGATCGTGATGGCGTGTTTATCCAAGCGCCTGCCGCAGGAAGGCAATGGAAGTTGCCTGTAGTTCCTTGAGCTTTTCGTCAACTACCGCAAAGTCGATGGGTGTGCGCACGAGCTCGCGAAGCCGATCTGGTGCCGCGTCGGAGACAAGGCGGTCCATGAGGCCAAGTTGGCTCAGTAGTGAGGTGAATCGATCCGCGCCGCGGTTGCGATTGACGATGGCGATGAAGTTCTTGCGGAAGATGATCGAGAACGCCATTCCATGGAAAGAATCGGTAAGGACGAAATCCGCCTCCACGAAGGCTCGCACCCATCCGGACACATCCAGCGTCGTCGCCCCGGCATCGAGTG is a window encoding:
- a CDS encoding DDE-type integrase/transposase/recombinase; its protein translation is MSWQRAHRLWNAAGLQLPRHRPQKRVVRSRPRPLQPFAPNSVWIYDFVFDGCANGPQRKCLTIVDEFTRECLAIDVAGSIRSNLVNEVLNRLISERGAPAILPSNNGPEFISKAILQWIVDQNIQTALIDPGKPLGRMGSTRASTAIPDECLGVERFRSHLRRSSRLGAGITPRSPYSSLEYHTRSSCDVAAISRFYHPKFPWQVKRLNGSIGPTTGAYSNPSATRLRWSSRHRTILSRMLLEQPNP